The following DNA comes from Rosa rugosa chromosome 5, drRosRugo1.1, whole genome shotgun sequence.
TAAATAGGTCTCCTCTTGGAATGCTCAAAGTTAATATAGATGGTTCTTACTATGCTGCAACACGAAATGGTGGTTTAGGTTTTGTTATTCGTGACTTTGTTGGTACCATGTTAGCGGGAGGAGCTACTCCACTTCAGAATCTGCTATCTGCTGAACATGCAGAAGCATTGGCATGCCATGCTGCGGTGAAATTTGTCTTACATCACAACATGATGCCGGTGCTCCTTGAGACAGACTCTTTGTTGGTGCAAAGGCAAGTTTCTGCTCAAACTACTTCGAATACTTCTGTGTTGGGAAGATTATATGATGATATTGGGGAGATGATGGATTTGTTTCCAAACGTCAGGATTAATCATACGAGGAGGGGTGCTAATTTGGTTGCTCACCTTCTTGCTGATCATGCCAAGTCTCTACAGCAAgagacttttttcttttctgcacTTACTTTTTTACAAGCTGCTATAGCATCTAATTCTAATTTTGTGtaattctttcaattttcaataaaGGGTTGACATCATTCTACTAAAAAAAAGTATTAAGTTGTTATAATAACCTCAAACCTTTCTAACTTCTATAACCTTAAAGTCACCAATTCTTACCATTATTTAGATTATGTTGACTAAATAGGcaaaaaaaaatgtcaataaTAATCTAAATTGAAAGACCCTTAATTCCTTTCTCATTATTCTTACCATCAGGCTTGCTCAcataagggacagttttaagggactgtgagggacaaatgcgtctcaaccacatgtattaaatataaaagcagaaattataacaatttaaaactgtgcatttattttcagcggtcagattcacttgtccctcacagtcccttaaaaacttTTCCTTAGGTGAGCAGGCATTTTCTTACCATAAGAGCAACTTTACCAGCCTCACCAAAATTGATTCTACGCTATTTTAGCGAGCGTGAGAAGCGGAAAATAGCAAAATCAGGTCTCCAGCAGACTCGCTATTTCGTTCGCCAAAATGGTTTTCGCTACTACGCTTGCCAAATctaggagaggagagagaaattcgAGACGCTCGCTATCTCTTCCAACGAGAAAATTCGTTCAAATTCAAACCTCTAGGTAATCGTCTTCCTCTTCTCTTGCCTTTCTTTCTCCTT
Coding sequences within:
- the LOC133711122 gene encoding uncharacterized protein LOC133711122, with product MGRLGVLVRDLEWINRSPLGMLKVNIDGSYYAATRNGGLGFVIRDFVGTMLAGGATPLQNLLSAEHAEALACHAAVKFVLHHNMMPVLLETDSLLVQRQVSAQTTSNTSVLGRLYDDIGEMMDLFPNVRINHTRRGANLVAHLLADHAKSLQQETFFFSALTFLQAAIASNSNFV